Part of the Pseudomonadota bacterium genome is shown below.
TTTGAATACGGGAACCCAAATTATCTTGGAACCTATGTGCAACGGCGTGGATCAGAATTTATAAGTAATATTGGGCTTGAGCATATCGAATCGCGTGTCCAAGCGTTGAGTACATTTCTCATAGAAAGTGCGCTTCAACGCGGTCTCAAAGTTCGTACTCCTCGCGATTGGAATAAGCGGGCAGGAATTGTGAGTTTGGACCTTGGCCATGACGCAGAACAGGTGGTCTGCGGATTGGCAAAGAAAAAAATTCGCGTGAGCTATAAAGATAGTCATTTACGCGCGACCGTTCATATATACAATAACGAAGAAGATATAATTAACTTTTTAGATGCCTTGGAGAAAGTTTAGTTCCCCCTCGACGGGACCTACAGCCATTTGCGAACTTAGGCTGTAGCAAAAGCCCCAAATATTTGTGCTCCTATGAAACCGAGTGCATCCGTTGGCTTTATTCCTGAAATACTATTAGTCATGGTTCGTCCAATAGTCACTGCGGAATATAAATACGCGCCTCAAACGGGCTAAAGATAAAAATGAATACAACAAGTATGCAGTCGGTAGGTATCGTGTTGCCCAGCAGGGTAATTGCATTCTTCCTTTGCGATAGGGAAGTCCCGATTATCCCTGACCCAAAATGGTAGCCAATAATAAGCTGGCACCAATAGTCTCGGCTGCTATTTTTTGGCTGGGAGAAACTTTTTGCACTACACAATACCAATTACTGATTAAATATCTTGCCAATTGCAAAAAAGAATTGAAGATAACAGCATCCAACTTTGAAAAACCGCAAATTTTCTACCGTAGTAAGGTCGTAATTATTACTTAGCCACATTCAATCTCTTGGTCCCCTTGCAACACGTCCAGCCCCGCTATCTCGACTGCTGCAATGTACACAGAACTGTCGCCAACCCCTGACCAGGAACCATGAGACCAATGCCTGGGGCGACGCCGAGCCAACCTTCAACTAAAGATGAAAAAAAATTCTCGAACGGTATTTACGAGAATGTAAGCAACCAATCCTTATGCTAGTATATGCGCACGCAGCCTACATAAACCTTTGCAATCACTGCAGTTGGTGGGCGCGGCTGGGATTGAACCAGCGACCCCTACGATGTCAACGTAGTGCTCTCCCGCTGAGCTACGCGCCCATTTTTCAACCAATGGTTAGTCATCATTATCGCATTAGCACCGAAAAGCAAGTCATGGCAAGAGCCTGAAACTTTTGTGCATTGGATAGAAAATCAATTTTCCTATGTACGCCCGTATGTCAGTCGCATTCATAAACATAGAGAAATACTCTCGCACCGACAGTGGCATAAGGTTTGCTTTTAATATGAAATTAAAGGAGAAAATTTTGGACGACTTGTTAAAGCGTTGTAAAATTTGGCTTTTGGCGGCAGCCTTAGCATTAATAATCATTGCTGCCCCATTGCGGCTAACTGCTGCACCTTTAAGTTATTCCAACCTATTGAAAAATAGTAATTTTTGTGCTCGTTCGATTGCTAAAGAGGAGCGCCGTTTAGGTATCCCCCATAAACTACTACATGCATTATCACTTAAGGAGAGCGGGAGATGGGTAAAAGAAGACCGGGCAAACATTACCTGGCCTTGGACAGTTAATGCCGGCGGTAATGGGAGGCATTTCAATAATAGGCAAAATGCAATTCGGCACGTTCTGAAGCTTCAAAAAGAGGGACAGAGAAATATCGATATTGGCTGCATGCAGATTAACCTCCATTATCACCCGAACGCGTTTAAAACTATAGAAGCCGGCTTTGACCCTGCGACCAATGTGGCATACGCAGCTAAGTTTCTCTCTGCCCTTAAGGAAAATCACGGCACCTGGCAGTTAGCCGTTCGACACTATCACTCCGCCAACCAAACCAAAAGTGGCCCTTATCAAAATAAAGTGTTCCAAATTTGGAAAGCTGCACTGCGAAATGGGAATACTAGCAGTGCCATAGCTGACGCCCAAGAAAACAAAAATTATTCTCACACAGCCCGCATAGACTACGGCAAACAGGCTGCAAAACGCACCTATGGGAAATTTTTTGCAGAGCTCAAAAGAAAATTTCCACACCGTTTTGGAACGTTCAAGAGAAGTGGCACTCCAAATATCAAACACCGAGCAGCAAACTTACTGGCTGTATGGCCTCCCAGAGGCTATGCAGCCCAACGCCGTGCTGAAAACCTCGCGCGAGCCTGGTCATTCTCAAAGCGCTCGCGCGTCAAACCAGCAAAGCTAACCCCATAACAATTCACTGGGTGGCGATACCGAGCTTCCTAAGAATTCAAGGCCATGTATACGATCCTCCGCCAAAAGTAATGGACCGTCAATATCAACGTAATCAGCACCGTGTGCGACTACGTAAGCGGGGGCCATGGCGAGCGATGTAGATATCATACAACCAACCATAATTTTAAAACCTTTTGCCATAGCATTTTTCTTCAAGCGAAGAGCCTCGGTTAATCCCCCGGCCTTATCCAATTTTATATTCACAACATCGTAAAGCCCCAATAGATGCTCCAAGTCTTGGCTGGTATGACAGGACTCATCGGCACAAAACGGAATTGTATGCGGAATGTTTGCCAGCGAACCATCTGCATCTTTTGGAAGCGGCTGTTCGATCATTTCAACACCAAGACTCTTGAGCTGTTTAGACAGTGGTTCGACCATATCCTCAGTCCATGCCTCGTTCGCATCAACAATTAAACGGGCATTTGGAGCTCCGTATCGAACAGCTTTCACGCGATCAACATCCCCATCGCCACTTATCTTCAATTTTAATAACGGCCTTGCTGAATTTCGGTGGGCAGCAGCAGCCATTTTATCAGGCGTATCTGCACTTATCGTAAAAGCAGTTGTTACAGTTCTACTCTTATCAAGCCCAACTAATTCCATGACTCTTTTCCCAGCCCGTTTAGCTTCGAGGTCCCAAAGTGCACAGTCAATGGCATTTCTAGCAGCGCATGCGGGAAGAAGGGTTTGCAGTTTCTGCCTGTCAATATGATCATCAATATCGATTTTCTTTATGCATGCGAGCACACTTTCTTGAGTTTCATTGTATCGAGGATTGGCCATGCATTCCCCACGTCCCTCAAAAGTTCCATCATCCAGTGTGACTGTTACGAGCTCGGTCTCGGTTCGGCTTCCACGAGAGATTGTAAAAACCTCTGCGAGTTTCCATTTCTCTGCTTTGGCTACAAGCTTCATGAAATGATTTTATCCACAAAGGAAGCAACTCCTTCACGCAAGGGATCAACCGCAGGGAGCCCCGTCTCTGCAGTTGCTTCTGCAAGCTCTTGTAGGCGCTCTGTGTCTGACATTCTCGAAGTATTTATCGCAACGCCGATTGTCTTAACATTCTTATTTGTTAAGCGAGCCGCTTTTTCACAAGCTTCAATAGTTTCACTCAGACTGTGAATAGGAATACTTGGAGTGCCCCTCATATGCGGGCGACCGGGGTCATGGCATAAAACCAAAACATCGGGCTGTGCACCATGAATAAGGCCAAGGGTAACTCCGGCATATGCCGCGTGGTGGATAGAGCCCTGACCCTCAATCAAGTCCCAATGTCCAGGGTCATTAGCCGGGGAGAGAGATTCAGTGGCCCCAGATATAAAATCTGCTACTACTGCATCCACGGAAACACCATCACCAGCAATAAAAATTCCCGTCTGACCAGTAGCACGAAAGCTGCAGTCAACACCGCGCGCAGACATTTCTTTTTCAATAGCAAGCGTAGTAAACATTTTACCCACCGAGGTATCTGTTCCTACAGTTAATAATCGTTTACCCGACCGCTTGTGGCCACGTCCGACATCAAATATTTTGTCAGGTTGACGGACATCAAAAAGCTGACATCCCTTTTTCTCCGCAGCTTCTTCAAGGCCGGGCACGGTGCGTAAACTGACATGAAGTCCACTAGCTATATCCAACCCTAGATCAACTGCTTTGTGCAAAGTTTGCGACCATTCATCACTTATGTAGCCACCTTGATTAGCAACCCCAATGACAAGCGTTTTTGCTCCATTCTGCATAGCGTCCTCTAGCCCCATATCAGGCAATCCAACATCTGCCATACACCCCTTGAGCCGTACCTGCCCCAAGCACCAATCTGGGCGCCAGAACGCTACACCATTTGCGGTTTTTGCTGCAAGCTGATCACCCGCATCTCCAAGAAACATCAAATATGGTGGCTTAATTTTCATTGTTTTATTCCTAAATCACCATTTTTACCCAAAATACATATTTGTTATTAGCCCTAGATAGCAATATAGCTCGCAAAAAGGCAACTTAGCCCGTTTTTCGCCTCCGATTTACCTCGGGTCCAGACTATCGAAAAACCATATTTATTGGTTGCCTTGGGTTCCGAAACTCAATTAATCCGCTACGAGCGCACTGCCATTCTTAAGATACCAATCATAGGTTTGTGCTAGCCCATCACGAAGTTTAATTTTCGGCTTCCAGCCAAGGTTGAACAATCGAGAGACATCAAGAACTTTTTTAGGTGTCCCGTCAGGACGCCCATGATCGTATTCAAACTGTCCTTTGAAGCCAACCACGTCAGCTATAGTCATGGCCAAGCCTTGGATGCTTATATCTTCGCCACAGCCAACATTTATTGGGGTTGATGAAGAATAAACATCCATTAAAAAAATACAGGCATGAGCTAAATCGTCGACATGAAGTAATTCACGCATTGGAGTGCCTGTTCCCCAAACTGAAAGTCTTTTCAACCCACATACTTTTGCTTCATGTGCTTTCCGTATCAATGCAGGAACAACGTGGCTAGTTTCGAGATCAAAGTTGTCACCTGGCCCGTAGAGGTTGGTCGGCATTATCGAAATAGCATTGAAGCCATACTGTTGTTTATAGGCTTCACAAAGCTTCACTCCAGCAATCTTCGCTATAGCATAAGCCTCATTGGTTGGCTCCAATGGCCCAGTTAACAAACTATTCTCTAGAATGGGCTGCTTCGCTAATTTTGGATAAATGCAGGATGACCCTAGAAAAGCGAGCTTTTTAACTCCGTGACGGTAAGCAGAGTCAATTACATGATTTTGTATAGTTAAATTCTGATAAAGAAATTCTGCTGGAAACGTATTATTAGCATGAATTCCACCAACGCGAGCAGCCGCCAAATAAACGTAATCCAAACGCTCCACATCAAAAAAACTATCTACGGCTTTTTGATTAGTAAGCTCTAATTCGTTCCGAGATCTAAGGATAAGATTTCCAAACCCTGCTCTCTCTAGGGCCCTTACAATTGCGCTTCCCACCAAACCTGAATGACCAGCAACAAAAATACGAGCGGTGCGATCAATTTTAGCCATTTGGCAAACCTAAAGGGCCGACTGAATGACCAGCATCGACAAGAAGCTTTTCACGTTCAGCGTGAATCATATCGTGATCAACCATCATTTCCACGAGCTCCTTAAAACCTACCTTCGGCTTCCAATTTAAGACTTGAGACGCTTTTGAAGCATCACCCAACAAATGATCCACTTCAGTCGGACGAAAATACCGTTGATCAATCACAACATGGCTTTTCCAATCAAGGCCTGCGTGTTCGAAAGATGACTCCAAAAATTCTCGCACCGAGTGAGCTTCACCGGTAGCAATAACAAAATCATCCGGCTTATCATGCTGTAACATTTTCCACATCACCTTAACGTAGTCACCCGCAAACCCCCAATCTCGTTTGGCATCCAAGTTACCGAGATATAATTTATCCTGTAATCCCAACTTGATGCGTCCAACCGCACGGGTAATTTTACGGGTTACAAATGTTTCTCCTCGCAACGGACTTTCGTGGTTGAATAAAATGCCATTGGCAATAAACATGCCGTAAGCCTCACGATAATTTTTTGCAAACCAATAGCCCGCAACTTTGCTTACAGCATATGGGCTTCGAGGTTCAAAGGCCGTAGTTTCCGACTGTGGTGGTAAAGCGCTGCCGAACATTTCCGAGGATCCGGCCTGATAGATACGCACAGATGCTCTATCCTCCTGACAGTAATCGCGAACTGCATCGAATAGTCGAAGGGTTCCTGTTGCTACAACATCTGCTGTATACTCAGGCTGCTCAAATGAAACTTTTACGTGGCTTTGTGCGGCCAGATTGTAGACCTCGGATGGCCGGACCTCCTCCAGTATTCTGCGTAATCCCGTGCCATCAGACATGTCGCCATAGTGCAAAAACAAGCGAGAGTCAGGGTCGTGGGGATCACGATATAAAGAATCAATCCGTTGTGTATTGAATATGCTAGCCCGGCGGATGATCCCATGCACCTGATAGCCTTTCTTCAATAGCAAATCCGCAAGGTAAGCCCCATCTTGCCCAGTGATGCCAGTAATTAATGCTTTCTTCATAAATTTTCCCGTTACCTTTTTCTCTCTGCTAAAGGCTAAAACCGCCGCGGTCAAGCGAGACGCTCCAAGGCGATTAAGAGCCTGAACCCTCCTTGCCGGCCAAAAAGCGGCTCCAGCGCACGTTCCAATGTCAAAAGCATCCCTACAGCAAAACCTGGTACGAGACACCAATTCCGAAACCCACCAGTCATCGGGTATGTCGCAAGCCCAAAGTATTCACGCTTCACTAGTTTTAAAGATGGATATTTTGCCTCAAATGCAGTGGTGCGCGCTGGCGTCCCGAACATAAGTGTGAGCAACGCCTGGTTCGAATCAAACGGATCAGAGCCCGATTGCGAACGGTCCGGGAGAAGCGGGTCAACCGACATATTTACTGGTTCAGGATGAAAGTATTTGTATATCAATCCACTTAGCGGAGTTATTGCTGGATCAAGTATCACTAACCGGCCTCCCGGTCGCAGAACTCTTGACACCTCAGAAAAAAAGTTGAGAGGCCTCGATATATGATGCAATACATCAAGCATAACTATATTAGTGAGTGAAGCTGATGCAAATGGTAAAGATTCGGCATCTGTAGCAAGATCCAGCCATGGAGCCGGCAAAATATCGGCCATGTAAATTTCTCTTACATGATCCCGCACATGCCCCGAGCCAGAGCCTATTTCCAACGTAGGACCATCTATTAAAAATTTAGCCATGCGCCGGTAGTAATCAGCGTAAATCATCCGCAGCGCAGGTTTTTTATTCCATATTTTACGATGGGCGACGAGACGCGGGTCGACCAGCATATCAAAAAGCCTTGAGTTTGTGCCAAGCAAAAACAATCATCTTGATAAGTTCCCAACCATCCCGAAAACGTGAAATTTGTGTTTCACCGTAGGTCCTATCAGCATAGCGAATCGGTATTTCCGTAATTTTCATGTTTAATTTGGCTGCGCCGAATATTAGATCGAAGTCTCCAAACGGATCGAAGTCACCAAAGTAAGACCGATTCTTTGCGATGCGTTGATAATCTACCTTCCTAAGTACTTTAGTGCCGCACAGAGTATCCGTAAAACGTTGGTTGAGCAAAAATGAAAAGATCTGAGCAAAAAGACGGTTCGCGATTAAGTTTAGAAATCGCATGGCGCCACGTTCCATAGGGTATACAAGTCTCGTTCCGTTAATAAACTCGCCTTTTCCATTGGATATAGCATTGTAAAATTTCGGGAGTTCTTCAGGTGGAACTGTCAAATCTGCATCAAGGATCATCAAGACATCACACCTTGCTAAATCAAAAGCCTTCCATACCGCATCACCTTTACCCTTACCGTCTTGGGTGATTACCTTTATGTCCATATCGGTATAAGCTTTTTGCACCCTTTCACACTCTTCAAGCGTCCCATCGGAACTATGGCCTTCGACATAGATAACCTCCATATCATCGGCAAAGCGCTTGATACGCTGTATGGCAGGCTCTATGTTCCCTTTCTCATTACGACAGGGGATTATAATACTCACTGATAAATCTGGTTTTTCTGATCCTTTGAGCGGGCGAGCTACAACATACGTTTTAAGACAAAATCGTCTTATCAACGGCAATGTACCTACGAATCTATTGACCAGTTTACCAATACCAAAGAGCGCTTTCGGAACAAGTTGACGCCACTCAACTTTAATCACCTCAAAATCTGATAGATGTAATAGGTTTGCAATATCCACTGTCGAGAGATAATTCACCTCCGGTTGTGGCATTCGGAGACCAAGCTTATCTCCAAGACGGAGTAACGGTTCCCAATAAGGGGAATAATAGGACACAATTAACCGGGTATCGGGCGTAGAGACGGAATGCAGTAGCCTTAAACTAGCTTCACAATCATCAAGTAGTCCAATGGTATCAGACAAGACGATAATATCAAACGGCCCATCCAATTCATCAATAAATTTCGGATCTTCGATATCACCGGCACTGAAATGTAATTCTGGATATTTACCTCTGGCAATATTAATCATGTGCTCGCTGAAATCTACGCCAACTCCCTTCGATGGTTTAAGGTTGGCGAGCAAGTCACCTGTCCCACAACCAAGGTCCAGAACACGCAAACCTGGAGGGGTAAGGAATCTCATGTATTCAGCATCTTGTTGATAGTAAAAAAAGTTACGCGCTATCCAGCCATCGCGCTGACTTGCTATTCTGTCGGAAGCAGCGCGTATGGTAGTTTTGCGGTCTCTTATTCTTGCTTCCTTCATGTCAAGAATCTCGACCCTGCAAGCTCGCTGCATCGGAAATATGATGGTCTGAATTCAAAAACCATAGTATTCCCCCGGGTAAGCTTACTCCAATGAAACAAAAACCAAATGCCACAGAAAGTGCAGCAACTTCAGCAGCGGGCGCCCCTAGTAATCCAAATGCAGTCACCATAGCACCTTCACGTAACCCCCAACCACCAATTGATATCGGAACTGTTGCCACAAGCATAACCGAGGGTACGATAATGATACAGTCAATGATGCTAACGCTTATTCCAATATCGACAGCAATAAGAAAGGCTGCTGACACCATTAACAGATGACCGATCAAAGAATATCCAAGAACAGGTATTGACCGACTTGGTGTTTTGAGTAACTGACGTGCTCCAAAAGATAACTTTACCAAACCACGAATAGCCCGCCAACGACTTAATGTTGATGGAAGAGATCCCATCGCTAATAACATTATAATCGCAAAAAGCCCGAAAGCTGTTATTAGCCAAAATGCAATTAGTGCTTGGGGTTCCTGAATTTTCCGGAACAGAATTGGTTGGGCTACCACTACCAGAATTATTAGGCTGATAAAACCGGCTACTCGGTCAAGCAATACGCCATTAAACGCTGCTCCAAATGGCAGACCAAGCTTGAATACGCGGTATATTCTAATGCCATCACCACCAACAGTGGAAGGCAACGCTTGGTTAAAAAACAAGCCCTCAAAATAGATCCTAACCGTCAGAGCCAATGATAATACTCTATCAAAAAGCGCCATAACGATTCGCCAACGGATGCCTGCTAATAACGACTGGACACAAAGTAATGCCAGAACGTAAATGATCGTTATACCTTTTATATTACTGAAGTGTTGTTTAAGCTCGACAAAATTGACCTCCGTAAAAACCAACCAGATTAAGAAACCGGTAACCGCAGCCTTTGAGGCGAACAGCAGATATTTTTTCGGTGACGTTTTTTTCATTGGTTGCAGATCAAAACTAGTTTATTTCGCCGCGTAGGATGACCGGGCTGAAAATGGCGAACGAGTTCTATGGGTAGACCGAGGCCTTGGTAAGAGAGAAAAAAAATTCAAACGACGATATCGACAAGTTTGCTGCCGCCACCTTCTCCAATAGCAGCCGTTTCCGAAACTGACTGAACGGCCTCCTCAACGATTGTCGCGGTTCCAGACTCCTGTTGCAATTGAAGACGCAACGTCGATATGCCCGCCTGTAACCTGCCGGCCAATGAAGATGCAGCTGCTATATCATCCATATTTTATTTCCCGCTAATAACTCGTTCTTATGCCTAGATTATTCTCATTTGGTGGTAACATAAACTGTTTATCTGCGCTAATCGAACGCGACTGTGGTTTATATCAGGTTTTAGGTTAACTATTTCGAGTCTTTTTCTAAGTCAGCTGCAACGCGCATTTGTACAATGCTGTCCGGGTTATCAACTGATCCGTTCCGATCACTATCGCCCTTTTTAATTCCATGAACATATTCCATACCCTCTATAACTTTCCCCCAAGCTGTATATTGCCCATCAAGATGTGGTGCTGGCTGAAAAACAATGAAAAACTGGCTATTAGCGCTATCTGGATTCCCCGAGCGAGCCATAGATACAGTACCCTCCACATGAAATGCACTGTTAAATTCTGCTGGTAAATCCGGAAAGCTGGACCCACCAGTGCCTGTCCCCGTCGGGTCGCCGGTTTGTGCCATAAATCCATCTATTACCCGATGAAATACTACGCCATCATAAAATTTTTGACGTGCCAATGTTTTGATTCGATCCACATGTTTCGGCGCTAAATCAGGCCATAACTCGATAACCACGCGTCCATCCTTCAAGTCCATGTAAATGATGTTTTCCAAACTAACCGTCCGTCCTGTTGAGGGTTGAATAATGAGCAAAATTGCCACACACCATGCAGACACCCAAATTTGCCACTTAATTGTACTCATTGCCTTTTATACTCCGGAAATAATGCTGTTAACCCGGCATAACTCGCTTCAGTGATACCTCGCTCCGTAATGAGCCCCGTTACAAATTTAGCCGGCGTAACATCAAATGCATAATTCTCGACTGGCGTTCCTTCAGGGACAATACAAACGCGCTCCATTTTTCCTGACTTAGTTTTTCCACTTATCCATGCCACTTCCTCTGATTGGCGCTTTTCAATTGGAATATCTTTTACACCGTCAGTGATCTTACAATCAATCGTTGAGGACGGAAGTGCCACAAAGAATGGTATTCCATTGTCGTGCGCCGCAAGAGCTTTCAGATACGTGCCAATTTTATTTGCCACATCTCCATTTAAAGCTGTTCGATCGCTGCCAGTAATGCAAACGTCGACTTTACCATTTTGCATCAAATGGCCACCGGCATTATCGGAAATAACAGTATGTGGCACGTTATTGCGACTGAGCTCCCATGCGGTAAGGCTGGCACCTTGGTTGCGTGGCCGCGTTTCATCAACCCACACATGTAAATTTAAACCTTTTTGATGGGCAAGGTATATTGGTGCTGTCGCCGTTCCCCACCCCACAGTAGCAAGAGCTCCAGCATTGCAATGAGTGAGCACATTGATTGGTTCAGATTCTTCTTTCTTTTTCTTTTTGATATCCTTCAAAATAGGTAGGCCATGCTCGCCTATCGCCAAATTAGTTGCAACATCTTTGCCTGCCATCTCATTAGCTCGCTGATAGGCTGCTTTACACCTCGCACTATGTTCTAATGGTAGCAGTAGCTTTAGCATTTGATCGACTGACCACGCTAAATTGATAGCTGTTGGGCGGCTATTCAGCAATATTTCTGCAGTACCTCGTAGATTTTTATTTCCCGCATCCTCGTTCATTGCAAGAGCCATTGTGTAAGCCGCTGTTACGCCTATCAAAGGAGCTCCACGCACTCGCATAGCGGATATGGCTTCCCCACCCTCCGTAGCTTTCGTCAGCCGTTTTATAACGTGATCATGAGGTAGGAATGTCTGGTCAAGGATGTCTATAGCCCAGCCATTCTCAGCGACCGCGATGGTGTCGAATGCCACCGCGTCATGCGTTTCTGTAATCATGCTCATAGAATGTAACCCCTCATCTAAAAGAAAAAACCCCGTTGCTCCTATACCTTTTCCTCTTTGTGTTATTTAGAACCCAAAGTCAAAAAATCCCCACGAGCGTGGTTCACTATGTAAAATACAATTGCTTCTGATAAGATATCTTCCCGTGTTGAGAACTTTTGGTTATTTTCGCGTTGGTTTCTTAAGAGGAAGTGTACCTCGCATTTTTAAAAGATTTCCAATAGGTTTATTTATGACGACAATTAATCCAATGCAAAATGACTTTATTGCGCAAATTATTGGCGTTGACCTTGCTGGGCCGATCGAAGAGAAAACATTTGCCAAAATTCAAACGGCATTGCATGAATTTGGAGTGATCCATTTTCCGAAGCAAGAATTAACACCATCAGCACTATCCTCATTTACCAAACTCTGGGGGAAGCCTGACGTTCACCACCTTGCTGAGCATACATTCCCCGAACACCCCGAGGTACGGGTACTTTCTAACGTAAAGAAAGACGGCAAGCTGGTTGGCGCATTCAGGGGTGGTAACTATTGGCATTCAGATCTTTCCTATTTGAAGAAGACCGGCTACGTAACGCTGCTTTATGGAATTGAGTGTCCATCCGAAGGGGGCGATACTCTTTTTGCCGACATGTGTCGCTTATACGAAAACCTCCCCACCGCTATCCGAGTACAGATTGAGGGTAAAATGGCAGTGCACGATCGAAATTACCGCTATTCAGCTCTATACCCCGAGCGCCCCCCGTTAACCGAATCTCAATTGGCAAGCGTACCACCGGTGGAACATCCAGCGGTAATTACGCACCCAGTAACGAAGAAAAAATCAGTATTTCTTTATA
Proteins encoded:
- the dgcA gene encoding N-acetyl-D-Glu racemase DgcA; translation: MKLVAKAEKWKLAEVFTISRGSRTETELVTVTLDDGTFEGRGECMANPRYNETQESVLACIKKIDIDDHIDRQKLQTLLPACAARNAIDCALWDLEAKRAGKRVMELVGLDKSRTVTTAFTISADTPDKMAAAAHRNSARPLLKLKISGDGDVDRVKAVRYGAPNARLIVDANEAWTEDMVEPLSKQLKSLGVEMIEQPLPKDADGSLANIPHTIPFCADESCHTSQDLEHLLGLYDVVNIKLDKAGGLTEALRLKKNAMAKGFKIMVGCMISTSLAMAPAYVVAHGADYVDIDGPLLLAEDRIHGLEFLGSSVSPPSELLWG
- the dgcN gene encoding N-acetyltransferase DgcN, with amino-acid sequence MKIKPPYLMFLGDAGDQLAAKTANGVAFWRPDWCLGQVRLKGCMADVGLPDMGLEDAMQNGAKTLVIGVANQGGYISDEWSQTLHKAVDLGLDIASGLHVSLRTVPGLEEAAEKKGCQLFDVRQPDKIFDVGRGHKRSGKRLLTVGTDTSVGKMFTTLAIEKEMSARGVDCSFRATGQTGIFIAGDGVSVDAVVADFISGATESLSPANDPGHWDLIEGQGSIHHAAYAGVTLGLIHGAQPDVLVLCHDPGRPHMRGTPSIPIHSLSETIEACEKAARLTNKNVKTIGVAINTSRMSDTERLQELAEATAETGLPAVDPLREGVASFVDKIIS
- a CDS encoding GDP-L-fucose synthase, which codes for MDRTARIFVAGHSGLVGSAIVRALERAGFGNLILRSRNELELTNQKAVDSFFDVERLDYVYLAAARVGGIHANNTFPAEFLYQNLTIQNHVIDSAYRHGVKKLAFLGSSCIYPKLAKQPILENSLLTGPLEPTNEAYAIAKIAGVKLCEAYKQQYGFNAISIMPTNLYGPGDNFDLETSHVVPALIRKAHEAKVCGLKRLSVWGTGTPMRELLHVDDLAHACIFLMDVYSSSTPINVGCGEDISIQGLAMTIADVVGFKGQFEYDHGRPDGTPKKVLDVSRLFNLGWKPKIKLRDGLAQTYDWYLKNGSALVAD
- the gmd gene encoding GDP-mannose 4,6-dehydratase; amino-acid sequence: MKKALITGITGQDGAYLADLLLKKGYQVHGIIRRASIFNTQRIDSLYRDPHDPDSRLFLHYGDMSDGTGLRRILEEVRPSEVYNLAAQSHVKVSFEQPEYTADVVATGTLRLFDAVRDYCQEDRASVRIYQAGSSEMFGSALPPQSETTAFEPRSPYAVSKVAGYWFAKNYREAYGMFIANGILFNHESPLRGETFVTRKITRAVGRIKLGLQDKLYLGNLDAKRDWGFAGDYVKVMWKMLQHDKPDDFVIATGEAHSVREFLESSFEHAGLDWKSHVVIDQRYFRPTEVDHLLGDASKASQVLNWKPKVGFKELVEMMVDHDMIHAEREKLLVDAGHSVGPLGLPNG
- a CDS encoding class I SAM-dependent methyltransferase — encoded protein: MLVDPRLVAHRKIWNKKPALRMIYADYYRRMAKFLIDGPTLEIGSGSGHVRDHVREIYMADILPAPWLDLATDAESLPFASASLTNIVMLDVLHHISRPLNFFSEVSRVLRPGGRLVILDPAITPLSGLIYKYFHPEPVNMSVDPLLPDRSQSGSDPFDSNQALLTLMFGTPARTTAFEAKYPSLKLVKREYFGLATYPMTGGFRNWCLVPGFAVGMLLTLERALEPLFGRQGGFRLLIALERLA
- a CDS encoding glycosyltransferase, which translates into the protein MKEARIRDRKTTIRAASDRIASQRDGWIARNFFYYQQDAEYMRFLTPPGLRVLDLGCGTGDLLANLKPSKGVGVDFSEHMINIARGKYPELHFSAGDIEDPKFIDELDGPFDIIVLSDTIGLLDDCEASLRLLHSVSTPDTRLIVSYYSPYWEPLLRLGDKLGLRMPQPEVNYLSTVDIANLLHLSDFEVIKVEWRQLVPKALFGIGKLVNRFVGTLPLIRRFCLKTYVVARPLKGSEKPDLSVSIIIPCRNEKGNIEPAIQRIKRFADDMEVIYVEGHSSDGTLEECERVQKAYTDMDIKVITQDGKGKGDAVWKAFDLARCDVLMILDADLTVPPEELPKFYNAISNGKGEFINGTRLVYPMERGAMRFLNLIANRLFAQIFSFLLNQRFTDTLCGTKVLRKVDYQRIAKNRSYFGDFDPFGDFDLIFGAAKLNMKITEIPIRYADRTYGETQISRFRDGWELIKMIVFAWHKLKAF
- a CDS encoding lysylphosphatidylglycerol synthase transmembrane domain-containing protein; protein product: MKKTSPKKYLLFASKAAVTGFLIWLVFTEVNFVELKQHFSNIKGITIIYVLALLCVQSLLAGIRWRIVMALFDRVLSLALTVRIYFEGLFFNQALPSTVGGDGIRIYRVFKLGLPFGAAFNGVLLDRVAGFISLIILVVVAQPILFRKIQEPQALIAFWLITAFGLFAIIMLLAMGSLPSTLSRWRAIRGLVKLSFGARQLLKTPSRSIPVLGYSLIGHLLMVSAAFLIAVDIGISVSIIDCIIIVPSVMLVATVPISIGGWGLREGAMVTAFGLLGAPAAEVAALSVAFGFCFIGVSLPGGILWFLNSDHHISDAASLQGRDS
- a CDS encoding peptidylprolyl isomerase, with the translated sequence MDLKDGRVVIELWPDLAPKHVDRIKTLARQKFYDGVVFHRVIDGFMAQTGDPTGTGTGGSSFPDLPAEFNSAFHVEGTVSMARSGNPDSANSQFFIVFQPAPHLDGQYTAWGKVIEGMEYVHGIKKGDSDRNGSVDNPDSIVQMRVAADLEKDSK
- the mtnA gene encoding S-methyl-5-thioribose-1-phosphate isomerase, coding for MSMITETHDAVAFDTIAVAENGWAIDILDQTFLPHDHVIKRLTKATEGGEAISAMRVRGAPLIGVTAAYTMALAMNEDAGNKNLRGTAEILLNSRPTAINLAWSVDQMLKLLLPLEHSARCKAAYQRANEMAGKDVATNLAIGEHGLPILKDIKKKKKEESEPINVLTHCNAGALATVGWGTATAPIYLAHQKGLNLHVWVDETRPRNQGASLTAWELSRNNVPHTVISDNAGGHLMQNGKVDVCITGSDRTALNGDVANKIGTYLKALAAHDNGIPFFVALPSSTIDCKITDGVKDIPIEKRQSEEVAWISGKTKSGKMERVCIVPEGTPVENYAFDVTPAKFVTGLITERGITEASYAGLTALFPEYKRQ